In Quercus robur chromosome 10, dhQueRobu3.1, whole genome shotgun sequence, a genomic segment contains:
- the LOC126704313 gene encoding probable WRKY transcription factor 33, translated as MESSKASHSDKKYQDSEPTIVVANPFNSDDGYRWRKYGQKVVKGNEYPRSYYKCTCVGCNVRKWVEQSPAGEMPKIKYEGKHNHEMPNKLAKEISDLQYLAENMNILSQLETKSDCAEEGVAETREEISHSDRTYQPTIAVDKPANDGYKWRIYGKKKVKGSEYPRSYYECTYPNCPANKKVERSHAGHIIEIVYKGTHNHPKPQPSIKRAKEGSDLSEN; from the coding sequence ATGGAATCATCAAAGGCATCTCATTCTGATAAGAAATACCAGGATAGTGAGCCTACCATTGTTGTTGCTAATCCTTTCAATTCCGATGATGGGTACAGATGGCGTAAATATGGGCAGAAGGTGGTTAAGGGCAATGAATATCCACGAAGCTACTACAAATGTACATGTGTGGGTTGTAATGTCAGAAAATGGGTTGAGCAATCTCCTGCAGGAGAAATGCCTAAAATTAAGTACGAAGGCAAACATAATCATGAAATGCCTAACAAGCTTGCAAAAGAAATTAGTGATTTGCAATATCTGGCCGAAAATATGAACATTCTAAGTCAATTGGAAACAAAAAGTGACTGTGCGGAGGAAGGTGTTGCAGAAACAAGAGAAGAGATTTCTCATTCTGATAGGACATACCAGCCTACTATTGCTGTTGATAAGCCTGCCAATGATGGCTACAAGTGGCGTATATATGGGAAGAAGAAAGTTAAAGGCAGTGAATATCCACGAAGCTACTACGAATGTACATATCCGAATTGTCCTGCCAATAAAAAGGTTGAGCGTTCTCATGCAGGACATATAATTGAAATTGTCTACAAAGGCACTCATAATCATCCAAAGCCTCAACCCAGTATTAAGCGAGCAAAAGAAGGTAGTGATCTAAGTGAAAACTAA
- the LOC126704314 gene encoding serine/threonine-protein phosphatase 7 long form homolog — protein MLFRVQVVPGVLKCRRRSCKLPEHGLDPRIARYITEAGLEGLFKVPNLEVDHALITALVERWRPETHTFHLPHGEMSITLQDIEVMLGVPVDGLPITGAAKMDWPMLCLQLLGHRPPDQIPHPHENTSILAGARLRFTWLDALFSGPLAADATDEVVQQHARYHILDRLGTILFMDKSADRVSVLPLQFLNPISNAKRYSWGSGALAWLYRHLCKASESKAMQIGGAVMLVQLWAYSRFPLICPVMRLPLLPVEVGPLANRYVI, from the coding sequence ATGCTCTTTCGTGTGCAAGTAGTGCCAGGCGTGCTAAAGTGCAGACGCCGAAGTTGCAAGTTACCCGAGCATGGGCTTGACCCACGGATTGCTCGGTACATAACTGAGGCGGGTTTAGAAGGGTTATTCAAGGTTCCAAACTTGGAAGTGGATCATGCGCTGATCACAGCACTAGTTGAGCGTTGGCGTCCAGAGACACACACATTCCACCTACCGCATGGAGAGATGAGCATCACCTTACAAGATATTGAGGTGATGCTAGGGGTTCCTGTTGATGGGTTGCCAATTACTGGGGCTGCGAAGATGGATTGGCCGATGTTGTGTCTTCAGTTATTGGGTCATCGTCCACCAGACCAGATACCGCATCCCCATGAGAACACCTCCATCCTTGCTGGGGCGAGGCTCAGATTCACGTGGCTGGATGCACTATTTAGTGGTCCCCTAGCTGCGGATGCTACTGATGAGGTAGTGCAGCAACATGCGCGCTATCACATACTCGATCGGTTAGGGACGATTTTGTTTATGGATAAGTCGGCAGACCGGGTGTCGGTGCTGCCTCTACAGTTCCTAAACCCAATCAGCAACGCGAAGAGGTACAGTTGGGGTAGTGGGGCATTAGCCTGGTTGTACAGGCACTTATGCAAGGCATCGGAGTCGAAGGCGATGCAGATTGGAGGAGCAGTGATGTTGGTGCAGCTGTGGGCGTATTCGAGGTTCCCACTGATATGCCCTGTTATGAGGTTGCCACTACTGCCAGTGGAGGTAGGTCCCCTTGCCAATCGGTATGTTATTTGA